A window from Actimicrobium sp. CCC2.4 encodes these proteins:
- a CDS encoding rhodanese-related sulfurtransferase: protein MTSSTPDSPASSGSAQPLQHSAFYKFVVLPDPDAVVLHLRELTSALLGSILVAEEGINGVLAGTAADLDAFEGALAADPRFTGIVFKRSGCVTPPFGRLKIHRKSEIVFMGVPGIDAVRPTGISVSPQQWRELIAADDVVVIDNRNSFEYRLGKFNNAVDPLVANFRDFPEYIKANAPAWQAAGKRVAMYCTGGIRCEKTSAWMQDMGIAIYQLDGGILNYFQTMPDAGKDWQGECFVFDNRIALDTHLNETTTTLEDVYDGEPDGEWRLQRARRLAQSGS, encoded by the coding sequence ATGACTTCCTCTACTCCCGACTCCCCTGCTTCTTCCGGTTCCGCGCAGCCACTCCAGCACAGCGCCTTCTACAAATTTGTCGTACTCCCCGATCCCGATGCCGTTGTCCTGCACTTGCGCGAACTGACCAGCGCGCTGCTCGGCAGCATCCTGGTGGCCGAAGAAGGCATCAATGGCGTGCTGGCCGGAACCGCTGCAGACCTCGATGCATTCGAGGGGGCACTGGCGGCCGACCCGCGGTTCACGGGCATCGTCTTCAAGCGCAGCGGCTGTGTCACGCCGCCGTTCGGCCGGCTCAAAATCCATCGCAAGAGCGAGATTGTCTTCATGGGCGTGCCCGGCATCGATGCGGTGCGCCCGACCGGCATCAGCGTCAGCCCGCAACAGTGGCGCGAACTGATCGCCGCCGATGATGTGGTGGTGATCGACAACCGCAACAGCTTTGAATACCGCCTCGGCAAATTCAACAACGCGGTCGATCCGCTGGTTGCCAATTTCCGGGATTTTCCGGAGTACATCAAAGCCAATGCTCCGGCCTGGCAAGCTGCCGGCAAGCGCGTGGCGATGTACTGTACCGGCGGCATCCGCTGCGAAAAAACCAGCGCCTGGATGCAGGATATGGGCATAGCGATTTACCAGCTCGACGGCGGCATCCTGAATTATTTCCAGACCATGCCGGACGCCGGCAAAGACTGGCAAGGCGAGTGCTTCGTCTTCGACAACCGCATTGCGCTCGACACGCACCTCAATGAAACCACCACCACGCTCGAGGATGTCTACGACGGCGAGCCCGATGGCGAGTGGCGCTTGCAGCGCGCGCGCCGGCTCGCGCAGTCCGGCTCGTGA